Part of the Nicotiana sylvestris chromosome 2, ASM39365v2, whole genome shotgun sequence genome, tcacatggcaacaactttaccagttacgccaagactCCCCTTCCATTTTCTTTCTAAACAAGTGAAATGAAAAAGAATGACAATAGTACTTTTTTTCTATACCGTTGGTCCAGCTCAGTTTGTGTGTACCTCCATTATTCCACCAGATACCTGCTACCTTCCATCAGCACAAGTATCGGGTAACTCTGCCCCCAAGGTTTAGGCAAATGGGAACAAATACTTCGTATTTTGTCTATGTTGTGGGATTTGTCTCCAAGGTTTGTATCCATTTCATTGATCACTAGGCCACACCAAGGGTGTGGATGACAGTAGTACTTCTATATGTGTTGGTTTATAGTACTTTTATGTAGTTTTTATACACATATTTTGTATTCAAAAAATGAGAAACCGATATTCTAAACCCTAAACCCACCAACTTCAAAAGAAAACAGTTATTAAATGAACTTGGCGTCCTCCTCAAAGTTGTCGTGAAAAACTGGACAAACTCAAAATCATATCGAGAGAACAGTACTAACCTTTGGTCTAATTACACAAGCTCCGGGATAAGTCTTTAAAATAGAATTAGTGACTTCATTCCCTATATTCCATTTATTGTTGGCTCCAAGTACGCCTCCAACCATAACAACAGGGAAGGAACCTTTTCCATCTGCAGTCATCAACAAGCACTAATTTAGTGCCAAAAGAGAGATAGAAGAAATGCAATGGAAAGAAATGGATAAGGATAAAAGAGATAAAAATTAAGAGAGAAAAAGTGAGACAGTGTGAAAGAGATTGTAAGACCCAATATCAATTCATAAACTTTTCATCCAgtgcttcttctttcttttcgGAATAACGGAGAAATCCCAAAAAACCAAACTTTTCATCCAGTGTTAATAGGTACACAAGATCCTATTTATCGATTGAGAACCTTGAACAAGCTAGTTCATAACACAACCAAAACTCTCTGTCTAACTAAAACATAAGGATAGATAAATCAAAGAAATAGTGATAATGAGAAGAACTCGTTGATTAAAACCTAATCTAAACCTATAAGATAACTATGCAAGTAATcaaaaataaatatgaaaataATCTAAAAATCTAACAACAATATCAAGAATCTGCAACAGTCCATTTTCTTATACTCTACAATTTTTTATATCTTTATGAACTACATCATTAGATGAATTTAAACCAGGAACATGGccagtgaggattcatatagccgaaCCCAGCTTGTTTGGGAGTGAGGCGTAGTTGTTTGTATGAACTGCACCAATTTCCCCTAAAAATGTTTAAAAGGTTGGCTAGGACCACAGTGAGGGTATTAGCATAATTCCAAAGATTTCGGCATTAGTAGAAGAATCTCATCTTTGTTGAAAAAGCATCGAGAAAAGAATGCCAATTGACAGTTGAGGGTCGAATTATTTCGTGAAGGTTCACCTGAATGTTGAGGGTTGAGTTATTTCATGAAGGGTCAGGTGACGATTATTTAATTGGCTATCATACTAGGATGCAGCAATAACTGAAGATTCAGAACTTGTGCTCTGATGCTAAAATTAATGTACTATGAAGACAAAGAAGGTTAAAATTGGGTttttgtgtgtgtgggggggggggggggggaatgaagAGAAGTAGAAAAAGATAAATGAGGGTTGAGTTATTTCATGAAGGGTCAGGTGACTATTATGTAATTGGCTATCATACTAGGATGCAGCAATAACTGAAGATTCAGAACTTGTGCTCTGATGCTAAAATTGATGTACTATCAAGACAAAGAAGGTTaaaattggttttttttttttttttttttttgggaggggggaggggggatgAAGAGAAATAGAAAAAGATAAATTAGATTATAGTACCAACTATTAATTCATATAGTATGTCTCAAGTTTTGGGAAAAAGTAAACAGGGGTCTTATCTTCATAGAGAAGATTTAGCAAATAAGCTAGTCAAAGTGACGATGATAGGAGAAGGTGATATGGCAATAGATATAAACTGAACCTCGAAGATCTAAACATAAtgtacaatttaaaaatatacatAAAACAATTCTATAGTAATATGAAACTAATCTGAAATCTGGAGAACATATTAATATCAGCAATGGCTCATCTTCTTCAACCGTAAAATTTCCCATTCTCTGGAGTTATCTCAGTCATCAAATTACAATCATGTGTGTATAGGAGAGGATTAATAAGTTTCTTTTTAtaaggtaaataattttattGATGTTGGGAGAAAAACCATGCATACAAGTAGTACACCAAAAAGTAGAGAAGCTACATCAAACTAACAAGTTAAAAGTAGCTGAGTAGGCATGTATATCATTTAAGTGCAATCGACGAAGAGAAATAGAGAATGATGAAAACATATAAGGTTCAGAATTTTTATAAAGGCCAAACCTTCCCCGGCCAAGCGTAGTCTTTGGACGACAGCTTTGACACTTATAGCCAATTCTTGAACTGCATTATGTAAGATCTCGTCTGCAATTTGATCTCCATCCTCTGCACAGGATACAACTACTGGAACAAGTGCTGCAATGCGAGCCCAAGATGGATCCGCATAGGTCCACCTAGATCCCAATAAGAATGAAATGAAACAGCCAAAAATATTGTTCTTGTGCAAATATTCTTTATACAAATCAAGTTTATGTGGTGTAAATGTTGCCCAATGTGGGTCCTTACAATCCTGTCCCTAACGGAATGGAAGAAGCAGGAGAAGGCATTTGAAATGCCCATCAACTTTGACACAAATCAGTTTAGAGAAGATACCCTATTAGTTCGTCCGGAGAAGAAAGACCTAATGACTGTAGAATACAACTCGAAAGCATTGTTTGTGGACCTCGACCATCATGAGCCCTCATCACTGCAATCAGTGCTTGAGCAGCAATCCCATAGCCACTGCAATAGCAGAAACTGATAGTTATAATCATGTTCGAAAGATTAGCAAATTCACTTGTAAAAAAAACCTTTAATAAATACAATATTTTCTGTATTCTTTCTTCATTTATTCATTTATTTAACTATTGGTCTCTTTCTTTTGCAACAAACCTTAACAAGTATATATCCTGAACAGTGAACACGACAagaactaaaaatgaaaaaagtagTAGTGTTAGTTATCATTTACTCAATTATTAAGGTGTAATTCAGCCACAACATTGATCTAGGGCTATTTAGCCTCAAAAACAAGAAAATGAAGTACAGATAATTCGCAGAAAATAAACAAATTAAAGATCCCAACTGCTTTGTGCTAAGAGTATCCTAACCAAAAAATGTAACTCATGGACAAGCGCCAATTTGGACATATCACTACTCCATCAAATATAAACAGAAAGCAAGTGCTAGTATAGTACATATATGTGTTCTCAGACTTAACAAAATCCTAAAACCAGTATTAGATACGACACATATTTTTAAATCAGTTGGACATTTTCTCCTAGTAAATTTTGCTTGACATGTAACTCAAGCATGGATGTCCATTGCATTTACAATATTGAATTTTTTAGTCTTAAAAGGAGCTCCAGGAAAGTAATAATATTCTCTTTGAATAACTACATGAAGTAAAAGCAGGAAGAAAGCAGAATATCACAGGTACTGACAGAAAACTTACCCCTGACATATTTTAGCGAAATACTGTAACCTGAATTAATTCAACCTGTTATAGCCCAGTTAGGTGCCAAACCAAAGCATCACGGGATAGCTCATAGCATCAATGATTTACCTTGACCATGAAGCCCAGCGCTCAAAGTTTTATTGCATCGAATGACACAGTACCAGGACAAGGGAGAAATGAATATAGCTCGTAATCCACTTCAACGTGGTATAACCACGCATGTTAAGATAGACACTATATCAATGAAGAGTTGGGTGTGAATTACAATACTAGTCCTGAAAATTGGGATCAACTTGCCATGGCTTAACCAATGGTGTAGTAGGAACTACTCCATAAAACCTCATTGAAAGCTAGACACGTGAAACATAACTCTATGACAAGCTTGAGGGAGAATCCAGAGTTGCTGCAATTTGAGATGCACATGGCCACTGAATGCATTTGAATATGCCAGTAAACCCGCTAGAGCACAGAATAACAGCTCCCTGGGATCTCTTCCTATTCCTTTGATTATTTTATCTCTTTCAACTGTCAAACCAAAGTAGGTATAACCGACTTCATTCGCCAATCACAATTAGGATAACATAGTCTCATTTCAATGTCCTCAACTAAGATACACAACTAGGAAACGAGTTAGTTCAAGTGCTCCAACAGGAAAGGACTAAGTTCTCCACTTAAAAACATAATCTAATGGGTTTGGATTTATAACGCAACCTCTGAGCAGCAATGAATTCACTAGAGAGTCCTAAACATTGAAGTAAATAATCTATGAAGACACTAATACAGAATCTTGTATCAATTCTAGTATCAAGTTTAGCTTTCATCAAAAGCGGATCTCTCATCTATCCAAAGATCGCTTGCTATATTCACAAAATTCTCTGCTTATGCAACAAGTTCAAAGTTTCAAGTTTAGCCATCAGCTGGCAGATAATGTGTCACAAGCCGTAAACATCTGCCACTGTGCAACAATATTCAACTGTTATTCAGAACTTATAGCGTCCTGGCCAATTACAAAATCTACATTAATATTACAGAAAGCTACACCACTAAACTTTACCGTGCAGATATGTCTAAGGAGACCTTTTCAAGGCGAACTGATATGGTGGAATTCAACATTAGCAGAAGTGTATTTTCTTATGACAAAAAagagaaagtaaaaaaaaaaactaaaaaagcaGTTAATCCTGTTATTTTCTTAtgacaaaaaagagaaaagtaaaaaaactaaaaaaaacaatTAATCCTATATGTATGAGCCGAATCTTTTTCTCCACCTATTCATTTTTCCAGGCTATAGGGAAGAGGAAATTGTAGCAGAATACGTATCTTTATCAATACAATGAATACGCACCAACTTTACCTCCCCCAATCACCCAAAACAGGCCCTGCACCCGCGGCCCGAGCTTCTCTTCCATCTTCTGTAAATCCATAAGAAATGCTTCCTGTACCAGCTATTAAAACACAGCCATGAAGTTTTCCCATCGTGCCACTTGCTAGAGCAGCCACGGCATCATTCTGAATATACAACTTAACATGACTTGGGAATGCACTCCTGTAAAAATAATCACAGTTTTGACAAATATTTAGTGAAAGCGTATAGACATTTTGAATAAATATTCTAGATACATCATTATCACGCGTATAAAGCATTTCCCATGTCAAGGTCCAAATGTCCCATAATCTTGGAACAACTAGCTCAAGGTCCCAATGTCCCATAGTTTTGAAACAGTTAGCCTGTAAGACACAACTATGTTAAACTGCTTGGTACTATAGCCCCCAGGGGTTTGATTCATCGGCAAAGGTAGTACAGCACGGGATGTAAGGCAAGAACACCTCATGAGTTTGAAACCTGGCTGGTGGGACAAGTCAAATTGTTTAGTGGAAAAGGGTAAAGGGGCGGACCCATTACTCCACCAAGTTTCTAAGCTGGAAACAGCAGATTTCTCAGATACTGAGAAAACAAAGACAGTTAACATTAGTGAAGTGGTTTACTATAAACTAGGTCTTGTTAGTTTAAATAAGTTTATGGTTTTGCTGCCCTCTTATTTGCATTAAGATCTGGTTTGAAGATAAAGTTCAAGTTATTCACCTACTGCCCTGTGTAGTCTGAAAATGGAACTGATAGCTGCGCTCATGAGATTCTACGCAAAGATGTCAAcaaattaatttctttcctcGATTAACTGGACTTCAAGAAACTAATTGTGGCCGTGTGAGCTTGTTCACTATGCTTGTCGGCTTGTCCCAAACTCGGATGAGACAGAAGGGTTGCGGTTCGGCCAGCGTGGCACCAGTCGATGTGAATTCTCACAATATAAAATACATAGGACTTGAATACGAAACTGGTCCAAGTGGAGCAAGAAAAAGAAAGTAATAATTCATACAGCTGACCCCAACAAACTTGGGATCAACCCATAGTTGTTGTACTATTACTTAAATTTCATTAAATTGCAAATCTGTACCTTGAGACTTTCATTACTCAGGAATCAATTGGGAGCAGAAAATATAGCAACTAATTTCATATTCTTATGTACCAAAAGTCTAGAACTTTAGCATTATTCAGGTTTATATAGAGCATTTGGGGCAGAGGAATATATTTCTCATTCATATGTACCGGAACTTTAGGATAAATAAACGTTTATTTACTAGTGGGCTTATTTTCAGGTTCTTATCTTGTACAACCTAAGAATCCTCAAAAGCTTGAGCACCTTTGAAAAGCTTGTGGCAGTTCTTGACAGGTCTAGAGTAGTGAAAATAATGCATTCCAATAAAACCGACAAATTTTCCTGACAGGATTTTCAGGTTTTAATTATGCTAAGCAAAGGTTAATACTTTAAAACTGAGATTAGCAATAGGAACAGAGCACTTGGCTAGAAAGGAAGACACATACTTTCCAAAATTGGTGTATCTTCCCCAAGTATGGGCAGGGTAGATCAGTATAAATAGCTTCGAGATTGCCTTTATAAATGAGAAGGTCTTTTTGTTTATAACCATGCCCGGGCCAGCTTGTgcgcacctcgactaattccacgggttacctgctacctcccaccaaCACAAGCGTTGAGTAACTCTGTCCACCAAGGCTTGGACAAACGGGAAGAAATCAACTAGTGGTTTTGTCTCTGTTGGGATTTGAACCTGATCCTCGTGGTTCTCAACTCACTTCATTCGCCATTACGCCACACCCTTGAGTGCTATAATCATTAAGGTTATAGGAAAGAAAACACACTATCAACTATTAAGAGATTTGAATACTCCTTATATAATTCTCATTTGTGCAGATGTCATTGAGCATCGCACTCTCCCTCAGTAACCAAGATCTCTCTGTAAAATATACCAATTTACAAATTCATCCAAAATCAAACTACGATAAAAAGAGTAAAATACTTTATTAAAAGAATTTCCAAACTGGCTCAACATATTGCATTCATGTTGGTGATAGCTCTACTCTATATTGATTTTCAGACCATAATAAATGCCATAGGGAAAACAGATCCAGATTTCACACAAAACAAGCAGCTTTGGTGCACAAACGCCACAGATAAAGAAGTTTCCAGCATACCTAGTCAGCACGCAAACATATCATCCcgccaaaacaaaagaaacaaacaaaGGTACTTAACAAACAGTGATATCTGGAATGGTGTAgtggaaaattttgagaaaagaCTGGCTTCATGGCAACAACAATACCTCTCAATGGGAGGAAGACTCACCCTCATCAGTAGTGTGCTTGACAGTATACCCACTTATGTCATGTCACTGTTTCCCATCCCTAAAAAGGTACTTAACAGGCTGGACAAGATCAGAAGGAACTTTCTATGGGAAGGAAACAGCAGTTCTCACAAGTATCATTTGATTAAATGGGATAAGGTATTGCTACCTAAATGCAAAGGTGGATTGGGGGTCAGAGATCTAGACAAGCACAACAAAGGTCTGCTAATGAAATGGCTCTGGAGATATGGCACATGTGAGCCAAGTCTATGGAAAGAGGTGATTAATGCAAAACATGGGATTAAAGACAATTGGAGCACCAAAACTGTCACTGCATTCCATGGGGTAGGGCCCTGGAAGCATATTAGCAACCTGGGGAACGAATTCTTTCAGAATATTCATTTCAAATCAGGCAGTGGATGTCATATTAAGTTTTGGAAGGATAAATGGCTAAACAACAATGCTCTCATGGAGGACTATCCTAGCTTATTCAACATCGCCTTGGACAAGAATTCTTCTATTGCTCATAACAGAGCAAATGGTAATTGGGATGTGCAACTCAGAAGATCTGTTCAAGAATGGGAGATAGAAGATTTGATGGAAATGCTAGCAAGATTAGAGGCCTACAACATTGATGAGAATGCTCCAGATAGCATGAGATGGGGATCTAAAGGTCTCTACACTGTTAAAGAATGCTACATACAACTTAACAATCAGAATCAGGTACTACATTCATGGCCTTGGAAACTGATATGGAAGAGCTTCAACTGGATTGCACTTCACGGAGCATGCCTAACGCAAGATAACCTATGCAAAAGGGGATTTCAGCTGGTCAATAGATGCTACCTGTGCAAGGGACACTTGGAAACAGTTAATCACCTACTTCTACACTGCCCAGTAGCAACAGACCTCTGGAACATGTTCTTTTGTATTTTTGGTCTAAGCTGGGTAATGCCACAGACCCTGAGAGAGGCACATATGAGCTGGAGTCTTTGGGAGGTTGATAagattattaagaaaatttggctTATGATCCCTGCAACTATTTTTTGGTGTTTATAGAACGAGAGGAATAGAAGATGCTTTGATGACACATCAACACCGAACCACTTACTCAAATCCAAATGCCTTCTCAACCTTTTTTGCTGGACAAAGTTGTCACCAATAAATAGTACGGGACAGCTTTTGGATTTTGTTAGCTCACTTGTCCTAGtttgagactttgatttgaggcAAACAATGTTCTCCTGTAATTCTTTGTTTATGTAGCTCTTATGCTTCTTGTAAttttgcatcttcttgatgcctacTTAATGAAACAtattacttcatcaaaaaaaaaaatgacggGTACCAGATTGACTACATAAGCACACTAGAGTAGATTCTCAAAACTTCCTAGCAAAAGTAACCTAGGGGAAAGGCCATTCAACCCTTTGATTGAGATACAAACAGGATGCAACTAAAAAAATGAGGCAAATGTCAGCAGCCTAACATTAACACTAATTCAAAAGGTACACCTGAAGTACAAGATTAACTCCACAACCACAAACAAGAAGAGCTTTAACAGATGAGTAGCGAACCTCAGCCAGCCTAATATTTTCTCCTGATCCGTTGGATGGTTCACACCAGATAGACCCAAACACACTGCTTTAACAGCTGATCGTTTCACACCAGCATCAAGCAATGCTtctgccataaccttttccagtGTTTCTCTAGCTACATCTTCTGTAAACATGGACCAAGAGTGAAATGGCTAAAGAAACTCATATCTATTAGGAATCAAGAATATTTTCTTATGACATTACTTCAACCACAAGGAAAACAGTTCTAGCAGTTGACTTAGCAAACTTCAACAATTAACCAACAGTTGAAATCCACAGAAATATACAACATTATTCGGCTCATCACATTAACTTTGCATTCAATAGATTGACGTGCAATGATGACCATTCATGCTTGAGATAACTTCTAGAAAGCATGTTCAACACATGAGAAAATAAATCAAATCTTGGCGGCATATGCTCCCACCTTCACTAGGTAGAAGTAAGGTGTGCGTATATACTACCCTCCCAAAACCCACCTGTGGGAATATactgggttttttgttgttgttgttggcggCATATGGTCAAGTACAACTATCCTACGGAACTACACATCGTTGCTGATTCATTCAGCTACTTAACTCCTCTGTGTGAGGTCGATCTCAAGCCCATGTAAAGTAGGATGGTCAGGTTAGCTTGACAAGCAACATAAAAATAATATAACTATGATGAATCCTCAATTTATTTGGATTTGGCACATCCATCCATGTGCATTATTTGGATTTGGATCCATGCAGTTGACCTCAACACTAATATGGGATTGAGACGAAGTAGATTGATTAGTATGAACTACATATTTTCTTTCTACCTTCTTCCTCCCCACCATGAAAAGCAAAAGGAGTAGTTGGACTCTAGATTCTAAGTATCAAAGACCAAAAAGGTCTCTGCAAgtattttttcttttccaatAACTAACAAACCACCCCATAAAATACAGCATGAGAAACCCTTAATGTTGGAAAGAAGCAAATAAAGCAACCAACATAAACTAAAAGAGTTTAACTAATATCCACCAACAGCGGAAAGCACTTATACATCATCAGGTCATACCAGTCATAGCAGATAAGCTACCTTATTACAATAAATATTATAAATCACACTTTTTATGAAGGGACACCTGTGAATTTCTTTGATAGTGTAAAATTTATGTTAAACTCATAGTGTATATAAGTTAAACTCAAATTTAAAAGCTTTCCCCTTTTCCCTTTGAAGCATAAAAGACTCGTTCATAGATTCAACACTTTAATCAGAAAACATTAGTGGAAAACGACAATTTTGGTAAACCAGTTAGGTGTAGATTATCTACATCAATTGGGCCATATTTTACTACTCGCCAATTGGGCTAAAACTTAAAGAAATATGTTGAAAAAGAGAATTTGAATACCTCCAACGCTATTAAAATTGGAACAACCGGCAACGGAGCGGCCCAGAACTGGAAGAGGATCAGGGAATTCTGAAAAGGGAAGAAGTGGCATACAAACACACACAGTGGAGGTGGTGCCCCCATCTACACCCAATATCACCTCCCTCTCATCTGATTCTGACCCCATTTATTTACAAAACAATAATAAACACCACAAAACGAAAAATTTCTCTCTTTATAATGGGGGGAATTTGATTGTGGATTTATGTTAAGTGTACGATATGAGAGATAGATAGGAGATGGAGTCGGATTAAGATATTTTTCGGATAAATAAGAATGCTAAGGAATTGATCTGATTGTTGAATTTATACACGAGAAAACTGGGTTTATAATTGTTTAAGATTTGGTTGACTTTCGATGCTTTCGGTTTATATATAAGGGTTGTTTTACGGTTGAATTTTTATGTACTAGTTGCGAATTGCAACGCTGCTTTTGTCTTTAAAATACTTTTGATTTAAATTGATTATTATGATCATGATACATAATTGAATGTTGAAATAGACATTTGTGTCATGACTTATGCTTCGACATTGTTAAATAGTACTAGTTGAATTTTCGATAGTAACAAACAATATGACATGGATGAGAAGGATTGTTATTTTGGAAACATAtacaattaattaataattattctGCCTAATTGAATAGCAATTGATTTTTCTGAATTGATAGTAAGTAAACATTTAAGACAGACATAAAATTTGGACAAAATACATTTAGCTTAAATACATAGACACTCCACCATACATACGATGCTAAAGTTTAAAATTTTGGCAAGTAAAACTTTAGCACACTAGTTCAAACTCAATAACAAAATCTTTGAGAGTTCTCTTATGTAACACTATGAACTCAAAGAGTTTCCTTAAGTTCTCATTTATTAAATCACGAACTCTAAGACTCTTTCCTTACTCCCAATATAAGAAATTAAACtcaaactagtattagtacccgtgcGATGCGCGGACAAAAATCATATCAAATTGTGATGTAGGTTGTTTGAATTAtgtgcaaataaccttaaaatataaacttatgagataaaaattatataacattagatattaattatgaagaaggatatgaaattattgttcaaatctcgtagtggacaacctatttttcatatatatatatttgtattagCATAATCCTTAATTGTAGTACTTGCATTTCATTTTGCTGtcaatattaaagaatactaaacatgtcatgttgtgatctgtcttgtttgagcacattagataatattattttaacaaaattattACTATCACTTTGTTTTTATCTGAAAGACTGAaagtcaaatatgtcttatttatcacatcatttttatgcaatttttttttgttcttttcttatagttattgtattatttattaactaatattattatactatcatataagtttttattagcttaataattaaattaatgtcttgctTATTATCCTTTAATAGTCCTTAATAAATATAAatg contains:
- the LOC104230708 gene encoding uncharacterized protein; translation: MGSESDEREVILGVDGGTTSTVCVCMPLLPFSEFPDPLPVLGRSVAGCSNFNSVGEDVARETLEKVMAEALLDAGVKRSAVKAVCLGLSGVNHPTDQEKILGWLRSAFPSHVKLYIQNDAVAALASGTMGKLHGCVLIAGTGSISYGFTEDGREARAAGAGPVLGDWGSGYGIAAQALIAVMRAHDGRGPQTMLSSCILQSLGLSSPDELIGWTYADPSWARIAALVPVVVSCAEDGDQIADEILHNAVQELAISVKAVVQRLRLAGEDGKGSFPVVMVGGVLGANNKWNIGNEVTNSILKTYPGACVIRPKVEPAVGAALLALNFLMKETVANGHS